Below is a genomic region from Desulfonatronum thiodismutans.
GGCATGCAGAGGACATATCAGTAGGGTCTAACAGTGTCAATAAGAAAGTTTATAAATTTATAAAATTAAACGTTTTTTTGACAAAAAGCAGAGATATCAGTAGGGTCTTACGCAAAAGGCCAGGTTAACAAGCAGAAATTATGGCAGAGAGTGCTGGATTTGGCACGATGCGGTTAAAGTCCTGCCAGAGTTTACCAAACCTCTTATCAATAGGGAAACCCTTGATGATGGTGCAATATCAATACAAATTAGTGCAAGGTCAAAAGACGAAGCCATAAAATTATTGACCCAGACCCTTAAAGGATCCGGCAAAACAATTGAGGATATCCCTTCAATTCCTGTCAAATTGAAAAGACATTTCCCTGGCACCTTAAAGCTTAGTGCGAGTATTGGTGGTGATATTCATTTTAGATCAATAGCAAAAATGGCACTCACCTACCTTGCGACCAAAACAGCGCCATTGAGGCTTAGAAACGCCAGTCTAAAAGGTTTAGTGAATTTCATAATGGGCCAAGGTGACCCAACTTTTGTGCCTGTAAGTCACGACTATGAAACAAAATTTCCAGAGACCTCAGTTCTTTCAGAGCTGCAACATAGAATTTTCATTTTCGCCTCTACAGAAGAGAAAACAGCAATAGGGCTTTTAGAGCTATTCGGAAATCTTAGATTTTCAATTATTTTGACAAATGAATGGGACGGTCCCAATTTGAGTCACGTCTACATCGTCGACCCCATAACATGCAAACAAGAGGAACATGAATTATATCCTCCTATCAACATTAAAGAAACTATTGCCGCTCGGGGTTATAATCGTTCGCGTGTGGAAGCTGCATTTAATAGCATTTTTAGCGCTGTGCAAAAAAAGGTTGATAGCTCTTTGATTAGTTCAATCATTGATCAAGCAATGGAAAAGCATATGGTTGGAAAGGGGCCAATAATAACAGCGGAAATGATATCAAATTTGGCGCGGGAAGTTTCGCTTGAGTTTGTGAGGCATTCCAGCAGAATTGATTCAGAGGAAGACATTGACCTGAAAGATTTTATAAAGAATGGAAAATAGTTCTAACCAAGCTAATTCAGCCGACGCAATAAACCGCGCGACTGATTAGCATCGTTATGCATCAAATTGGATCGAGATGAGCAAATACCGGATCGGGTCAGGTCTTGTATTTTAATTTTTTGAGGTAAATTGTTTGCATGGCCTCAGGTCACTTCGGATTGAATATCCCGGAGCATGAAGTGCGGCCGGTCGGCGCCGCACGTCACATCCCGGCGGGGTGAGGCAATTCCAATCCTTCGAGAAAAATCGCCGATAACGACTGAGTCGGCGCGGATCGCCCGGTTCAGCGCTGCTCGACCATGGAGGCGAGGCTTTCCGACAGTCGGCGCAACTCGTCAGCTTCCTCGAGACCGTCCAGGAAGCGTCGGGGGATGCCGGAAAGGCCCGTCTGGGCGCCGACGAGCGCGCCGGTCAGGATGGAGCGGGCCTGGTTCTGGCCGCCGCCGTTGAGCGCGTGAAGCACCGCGGACTCGAAGTCGTCGTGGAACCTGGCGGCAAGGTAGTACGCCGCTGGGAGCATATGGTAGATGGCGCAGGGCATGCCGTAGACCAGGGAGACCTTCCAGGCCGGTTCGATGCGGATCTCCGGGTCCGCCGCCGCGGCCGCCATGAAGGAAGGGGTGAGCAAGGCGTCCGGCGAGGCGAAGAGACCGGCGCGGGGCGGTTCGGGCTGGCCCGGCGCCGGGGGCTGGAGGTTGTCGGTGGTCACGGCGTGAAAGGGCAGCTCTCCGGACTTGACCAGGTCCATGAGCTTGGATGACAGGTTCGCGTCCAGGGCGTGTCCCCGGACCAGCAGGCCGAGCACGGCGCCGAAGGCGACGGTCATGGATACCACCAGTGCGTTGGCCTGGGTCAGGACGGTGTTGTCGGCCACGGCCGAGGCCAGCTCTCGGGGCTGGAACGCGTAGCGGACGGCGATGGCCAGGGTGCGCTCGATGGCCTCCGTGGTGTCGGCCTCGCCCCCGGTCCGGTCCCAGGACAGGCCCAGCTTCACCCGGCGTCGCCAGGCCTCGCGGATCGACTGACTGGTGTATCCCCCCGGGCCGCTGACCGGAGCGCCGTCCAGAAGCGGAAAGAGATCCTCTTCCAGGCGGCGGCAAAAATCCTTTTCGTCGTACCTCCCGCATTCAACGAGGGAACGAAGCGTCAGCTTCAGGATAAAACCCGCCTGGGAAAGCTGGCCCGCCTTGAGTCCCTCGTGGTATCGGCCCGGTTTGGGGTCGGTATAGCCGCTGATCCATTCCCCATAGTCGCGTCGCAGTTCGGCCAGATCATAGTACCAGTGCGGCCCGAGCCCCAGGGCGTCCCCGATGAAGGCTCCCATGAGGGCCCCGGCCGCACGATCCCGAATAGTCGTGTTCGTCGACATGTTCCGATCCTCCATACTCTTGTCAGGCGGTTATCGCGTTCTCCTCCTGCGGCCCACGACGCATCCCGGGGATGACATCCGGCTTGCTTTCAACGGCCATGCGGTCAAGGCTGAAGGAGGAAAAGGCGCTTCAGAGAAGGTTGAATTCGCTGAAAAAAAGCATAGTTGCGAGCCAAGAGCAGACGTGACTCTCGCACGACCGCGGCAATCTATCCATCTTGCCCGTGTGTCATTTCGATAAGGCTGGATAACAAAGCAGAGTGCTCCTTTTGATAACCAGCCCCCATTAAAATCTCAAGCCATATCCCATCGGCCGCATATCTCAGAACTTGCAGCAATTGGTCTGAATCCGTGTCGTGGTGGAGTCTTTGTTTTTCTTTCATCCATTCGTTATACATGGACTTTAATTGTGGCTCGGATAGTGCGTAGATGGCAAAAGATATCCACTGTTCTTTCTGCCCCGAGGCAACATCTTTCCAGATCGAATTGATATAAGCTCTGGTAAATCGCCCATATTCTATTGGATCTTCAGCCATCAACTTGCCAAGTTCCGTATCCAGTTGGTCTATGAAATACCTTGATACAGCCGCGCTAAGTTGATTCTTGTTCTGGAAATGGTGGAGGAATCCCCCCTTGGTAACACCAGCAGCGTCAGCGACGGCCTGGATTGTAACGGCATTAGGACCTTGCTCGGTGATGATGCGCGCGGCACACTCAATAAGCTTGCTCCGGACTATTTCAGGTTGTTTTTTTCGTTTATGAGCTGTCGGCATAAGAGACCCCCGCATTATTCCTAAGCATAATCAGTTGGAATCCAAACCAGTAATTTGCCATGAGTACTGAAAAACTATCTCAAATTGCTTTCCATGATTAACTGAGTGTTGAAAAAGTCCTTATCCAACAGTCCGTTCAAAAACCCCAAGTGCAAGGAGCAAAAAAAGCTATCCGGACACGTCCTGTGTCCGGCCCCTCCGGGCTGTGGCTACGCCACATTTTCGATTTGCCGTCCTGGCAATCGAATCAAGGTCGAAGCGTATTTATTCATACGTGAGAGTTTGAACTTTTTGCGGCGACGCAGCAATTGGGAGTTTTTCAACGGACTGTTAACCATGTTGATAAGCATACGTCTAAAGGCGTCAAAACAATTTTTTGTGTGTCCTCTGAATCAGTATGAGCGCAACTCCCAGTGTCAGCAATTCCGCCAGCGGAATTGCCGTCCACACGCCAGTAATGCCCATGAACATCGGCAAAACGGTGACGCCGACCAGCACGAATACCAACCCGCGCGCCGCGGAAATGATGATGGAACTCTTTGCTTCGCCCAGTGCGGTAAAGTAGGCGATGATCAGCACGTTGAGTCCGTTGATCAGAAATACGAAAGCGAAGAGACGCAGGCCCTCGACCGCGATCTGGAACGCCGGGCTTTCGCTGCCGTCGAAGAACAACAAAATCGCATGCCCGCCGAACGCCTGCAGCACGATGAACACCATGATCCCGATGCTCATGTTGATCGCAGCGGCAAAGCGAAACAGCCGCTTGACCCGTTGGTGGTTGCCGGCACCGTAATTGTAGCTCAGCACCGGAATCAGCCCATCCGAAATACCAAGAAACAGCAATATCCCCGTGAAGTTGATGTAGTTGATGGCTGTGAACGCGGCCACACCGTCGGCCCCCAAGAGGCGAACCACAGTGAGGTTGATGATCAGGATGCTGACCGCGGCCGCCATTTCCGAAACGCCTTCGGATGAGCCGTTGTAAACGGCACGTCGCAAGAGCGGCATCTGAAAACGACCCTTCAGCATCGACAGCCGCTGTTTGGGATTGAACGTGATACATCCGGAAAGCAGCAACCCGATGGTGAAAGCGACACCGGTGGCCATGCTCGCCCCGGCATTGCCCCAGCCCAGCCAGATCACGAAGCAAAAGGTAAGTAACACATTGACCACCACGCTAAGCGACATGATGAGCATCGAAAACCTGGGATGCCCTAATGCCTTCAGCATGGCGTCGGAATAAAAGCAGAGGGTCAGAGGCAAGATGAACGGAACCAGCCCCTTAAGGTAGGCCAGAGAGAACGGCAGCAGCCGCTCGTCAGCACCTATCAGTTTGGTCAGGGGCTCAGCAAACAGCAGCAGCAACACCGTGGCAATCAAGCTGATCCCCACCAAAGCCCGGAAGCCGGTGGACATCGCGTCCTGGGCTTTGTCCGGATTCCGGCGTCCCAGCTCCATGCTGACCAGAGTCTGGCTTCCGATGCCGACGATCAGCGCCAACACCATGATGAAGCTGTACAGCGGCATCATGATGTTGATCCCCCCCAAAGCGTCCGGCCCCAGATGGTTCCCCACCACG
It encodes:
- a CDS encoding TetR/AcrR family transcriptional regulator is translated as MPTAHKRKKQPEIVRSKLIECAARIITEQGPNAVTIQAVADAAGVTKGGFLHHFQNKNQLSAAVSRYFIDQLDTELGKLMAEDPIEYGRFTRAYINSIWKDVASGQKEQWISFAIYALSEPQLKSMYNEWMKEKQRLHHDTDSDQLLQVLRYAADGIWLEILMGAGYQKEHSALLSSLIEMTHGQDG
- a CDS encoding MATE family efflux transporter → MKSNLDDKHLLEQAPVSRVFLKYSLPSVVTMVFFGVQTLVDGVVVGNHLGPDALGGINIMMPLYSFIMVLALIVGIGSQTLVSMELGRRNPDKAQDAMSTGFRALVGISLIATVLLLLFAEPLTKLIGADERLLPFSLAYLKGLVPFILPLTLCFYSDAMLKALGHPRFSMLIMSLSVVVNVLLTFCFVIWLGWGNAGASMATGVAFTIGLLLSGCITFNPKQRLSMLKGRFQMPLLRRAVYNGSSEGVSEMAAAVSILIINLTVVRLLGADGVAAFTAINYINFTGILLFLGISDGLIPVLSYNYGAGNHQRVKRLFRFAAAINMSIGIMVFIVLQAFGGHAILLFFDGSESPAFQIAVEGLRLFAFVFLINGLNVLIIAYFTALGEAKSSIIISAARGLVFVLVGVTVLPMFMGITGVWTAIPLAELLTLGVALILIQRTHKKLF
- a CDS encoding ADP-ribosylglycohydrolase family protein, whose amino-acid sequence is MSTNTTIRDRAAGALMGAFIGDALGLGPHWYYDLAELRRDYGEWISGYTDPKPGRYHEGLKAGQLSQAGFILKLTLRSLVECGRYDEKDFCRRLEEDLFPLLDGAPVSGPGGYTSQSIREAWRRRVKLGLSWDRTGGEADTTEAIERTLAIAVRYAFQPRELASAVADNTVLTQANALVVSMTVAFGAVLGLLVRGHALDANLSSKLMDLVKSGELPFHAVTTDNLQPPAPGQPEPPRAGLFASPDALLTPSFMAAAAADPEIRIEPAWKVSLVYGMPCAIYHMLPAAYYLAARFHDDFESAVLHALNGGGQNQARSILTGALVGAQTGLSGIPRRFLDGLEEADELRRLSESLASMVEQR